The Polyangium spumosum genome includes a window with the following:
- a CDS encoding MFS transporter, with amino-acid sequence MPDWLKNLLPILLLLAAIAVVVSRLPKIDLGHSEAFKRRRFLNWFPLGLTYALLYFGRYNLSANASLMDKIGLLTKQEYGDIAGIGSILYGVAFLLNGPLTDRWGGRATILIAAGGSALMNALLGVVAMRAQAGQMTHASVVTAFTVLFSANMYFQSFGAVSIVKVNAPWFHVRERGVLGGVFGILISLGLYFAYDWSRFIAKAMGMTSAFMIPAGLLVLAFVVCAAIIRDTPGQAGHVDFDTADASSGDTGGRATLVDVVRKMFSQKVIWIIIAIEFCSGFLRNAVMQWYLVFADKTGVKDGFVSANWGVLLCVAGILGGIFAGLISDHVFDSRRGPVASVLYAGLLVGVVVTFFALGGSVTGWAVVFMSLCVIGVHGMLSGTASMDFGGKKNAGVATGIIDGFVYLGTGFQSLLYARILPEGEAAKDPANWKQWPLAMLPVAAVGLLFATRVWNAKPKAAAAPADLEKKAESKPEAAAA; translated from the coding sequence ATGCCCGACTGGCTCAAGAACCTCTTGCCGATCCTGCTCCTGCTCGCGGCGATCGCCGTGGTCGTCAGCCGCTTGCCCAAGATCGACCTCGGCCACTCCGAGGCCTTCAAGCGTCGGCGTTTCTTGAACTGGTTCCCCCTCGGGCTGACGTACGCGCTCCTCTACTTCGGCCGCTACAACCTCTCGGCGAACGCGTCGCTGATGGACAAGATCGGGCTCCTGACGAAGCAGGAGTACGGCGACATCGCCGGCATCGGCTCCATCCTTTACGGCGTGGCCTTCCTCTTGAACGGCCCGCTCACGGATCGATGGGGCGGGCGGGCGACGATCCTCATCGCGGCGGGCGGCTCGGCCCTCATGAACGCCCTGCTCGGCGTGGTCGCGATGCGCGCCCAGGCTGGCCAGATGACGCACGCGTCCGTCGTCACCGCGTTCACCGTCCTCTTCTCCGCCAACATGTATTTCCAGAGCTTCGGCGCGGTCTCGATCGTCAAGGTCAACGCGCCCTGGTTCCACGTGCGCGAGCGCGGCGTGCTCGGCGGCGTGTTCGGGATCCTGATCTCGCTCGGCCTCTACTTCGCCTACGACTGGAGCCGGTTCATCGCGAAGGCCATGGGCATGACGTCGGCGTTCATGATCCCCGCGGGCCTGCTCGTCCTGGCCTTCGTGGTCTGCGCCGCCATCATCCGCGATACGCCCGGACAAGCGGGTCATGTCGATTTCGACACGGCCGACGCCTCGAGCGGCGACACGGGCGGGCGGGCCACGCTCGTCGACGTCGTGCGGAAGATGTTCTCGCAGAAGGTCATCTGGATCATCATCGCGATCGAGTTCTGCAGCGGGTTTCTGCGGAACGCCGTCATGCAGTGGTACCTCGTCTTCGCGGACAAGACGGGCGTCAAGGACGGGTTCGTCTCGGCGAACTGGGGCGTCTTGCTTTGCGTGGCCGGGATCCTCGGCGGCATCTTCGCGGGGCTCATTTCGGACCACGTCTTCGACTCGCGCCGCGGCCCGGTCGCCTCGGTCCTTTATGCGGGCCTGCTCGTGGGCGTGGTGGTCACGTTTTTCGCGCTCGGCGGCAGCGTCACGGGCTGGGCCGTGGTCTTCATGTCGCTCTGCGTGATCGGCGTGCACGGGATGCTCTCCGGCACCGCGAGCATGGACTTCGGCGGCAAGAAAAACGCCGGCGTGGCCACGGGTATCATCGACGGGTTCGTGTATCTCGGCACGGGCTTCCAATCGCTCCTTTATGCCCGCATCCTGCCCGAGGGCGAGGCCGCGAAGGACCCGGCGAACTGGAAACAATGGCCGCTCGCCATGCTCCCGGTCGCCGCCGTGGGCCTGCTCTTCGCGACGCGCGTCTGGAACGCGAAGCCCAAGGCCGCCGCGGCCCCCGCGGACCTCGAAAAAAAAGCCGAGAGCAAGCCGGAAGCCGCGGCGGCTTGA
- a CDS encoding rhomboid family intramembrane serine protease, with protein MRPEERIEDVELATDPSVVRRDRLLGAIFTEDPESCLIQHGPVASHVVTTSAPPQILLLPTRDRDALSHLPKLLAQIVPSAKQSPVPTHVVAVGGGVGIVDALRRAASQAKGAQIGFHHVDDASRLAHVSGSKLPLLERAAEQIRVTEPPAPERIQEALVKGRMLAQQDRRAASRLRGKTPVTIGLIAVCAVVGLLGLAWAKQMGGYTPAIVSIGATSGHAVRGGEVWRIFASAFLHGGVAHFVMNMVALGSLGVMLEPVLGSRRFLVLYGLSGLGGALATTLIGKTWSVGASGAIWGLMTAVLAIVLFPRGVLPPLFITRLKQNAWRPLVPNVLISFFPGVDYLAHFGGGVVGFVVTALVLGRGLKPLEERAGDSDAEPSPRPLLTIVAVVVGAAMLASIGAGIRLGGPWTMQKPPAMKRTALAGVGLSVEVPASVVKMAAAETENQGEMHVFTYGGLDATPVFVEIRAWPLERPVEPGELDVFLEGTRAMADEGGPAKSVQLEKARIVTAGERRAVVVEHELKIDGDPFVLRTYFLAVGARELMLRGYTRKDMRPVGWSDLEERIVASIEER; from the coding sequence ATGAGGCCCGAAGAGAGGATCGAGGACGTGGAGCTCGCGACAGACCCGAGCGTGGTCCGCCGGGACAGGCTGCTCGGCGCGATCTTCACGGAAGATCCGGAGAGCTGCCTCATCCAGCACGGGCCCGTCGCCTCGCACGTGGTGACGACGAGCGCGCCGCCGCAAATTCTTCTGTTGCCCACGCGTGATCGCGACGCGCTCTCGCACCTGCCGAAGTTGCTCGCGCAGATCGTGCCGTCCGCAAAACAGTCGCCGGTGCCCACGCACGTCGTCGCCGTCGGCGGCGGCGTCGGGATCGTGGACGCGCTGCGCCGCGCGGCGTCGCAAGCCAAGGGGGCGCAGATCGGGTTTCACCACGTCGACGACGCGAGCCGGCTCGCGCACGTGAGCGGGTCGAAGCTGCCGCTGCTCGAACGCGCGGCCGAGCAGATCCGCGTGACGGAGCCGCCCGCGCCGGAGCGAATCCAGGAGGCGCTCGTGAAGGGGCGCATGCTGGCGCAGCAGGATCGGCGCGCGGCCTCGCGGCTGCGGGGCAAGACGCCCGTGACGATCGGGCTCATCGCCGTGTGCGCCGTCGTCGGCTTGCTCGGGCTCGCCTGGGCCAAGCAGATGGGCGGGTACACGCCGGCCATCGTGTCGATCGGCGCGACGAGCGGGCACGCGGTGCGCGGCGGCGAGGTTTGGCGCATCTTCGCCTCGGCCTTCTTGCACGGGGGCGTGGCGCATTTCGTGATGAACATGGTCGCGCTCGGCAGCCTCGGCGTGATGCTCGAGCCGGTCCTCGGGTCGCGGCGCTTCCTCGTGCTCTACGGCCTCTCGGGCCTCGGCGGCGCGCTCGCCACGACGCTGATCGGCAAGACGTGGAGCGTCGGCGCGTCGGGCGCGATCTGGGGCCTGATGACGGCCGTGCTCGCGATCGTGCTCTTCCCGCGTGGCGTCTTGCCGCCGCTCTTCATCACGCGGCTGAAGCAAAACGCGTGGCGGCCGCTCGTCCCGAACGTGCTCATCAGCTTCTTCCCGGGCGTCGACTACCTCGCGCACTTCGGCGGAGGTGTCGTGGGCTTCGTGGTCACGGCGCTCGTCCTCGGCCGTGGGCTCAAGCCGCTCGAAGAGCGCGCAGGCGACAGCGACGCCGAGCCCTCGCCGCGCCCCCTGCTCACGATCGTCGCGGTGGTCGTGGGCGCCGCGATGCTCGCCTCGATCGGCGCGGGCATCCGGCTCGGCGGCCCGTGGACGATGCAGAAGCCGCCCGCGATGAAGCGCACGGCGCTCGCCGGCGTGGGTTTGTCCGTGGAGGTCCCCGCGTCGGTCGTGAAGATGGCCGCGGCCGAGACGGAGAACCAGGGCGAGATGCACGTCTTCACGTACGGCGGCCTCGACGCGACGCCCGTGTTCGTGGAGATCCGCGCGTGGCCGCTGGAGAGGCCCGTCGAGCCCGGCGAGCTCGACGTCTTCCTCGAAGGGACCCGCGCGATGGCGGACGAGGGCGGACCCGCGAAGTCGGTGCAGCTCGAGAAGGCGCGGATCGTGACGGCCGGCGAGCGGAGGGCCGTGGTCGTCGAGCACGAGCTGAAGATCGACGGTGACCCCTTCGTGCTGCGCACCTACTTCCTCGCCGTGGGCGCGCGCGAGCTCATGCTGCGCGGCTACACGCGCAAAGACATGCGGCCCGTGGGGTGGAGCGACCTCGAGGAGAGGATCGTGGCGTCGATCGAGGAGCGCTAG
- a CDS encoding Ca2+-dependent phosphoinositide-specific phospholipase C, protein MARAFASAALLGLAALLAGCGGEGETQDLLTPAPPQPKFDYPLDDVLRLHHLQTKSTHNSYHVETEGNTVGDWRYTHAPLDVQLGAQGVRHVELDLRYDFALEAFEVYHLPVLDEQTTCRKFTDCLVVLKKWSDAHRAHHPIVVQVEIKDAVPPDEAGAEAYFAALHAEIRSVWPDDRLLVPDEVQGEAATLREAVLSKGWPTLGEVRGRLLFTLDDSGDKRRAYTKDHTSLEGRILFADASPSDPWAAIAVINDPVGGASAIASALAANMLVRTRADGNAGEVLETGSTIQREAAISSGAQFVTTDFPAKVPEAEYWVEIPGGTPSRCNPVTAPMECSAEAIEDPAFVGP, encoded by the coding sequence ATGGCTCGAGCCTTCGCCTCCGCGGCCCTCCTCGGCCTCGCCGCCCTGCTCGCGGGCTGCGGCGGCGAGGGCGAGACGCAGGACCTCCTGACGCCCGCGCCGCCGCAGCCGAAATTCGATTATCCGCTCGACGACGTCCTGCGGCTGCATCACCTGCAGACGAAATCGACACACAACAGCTACCACGTCGAGACCGAGGGCAACACCGTCGGCGATTGGCGCTACACGCACGCGCCGCTCGACGTGCAGCTCGGCGCGCAGGGCGTGCGGCACGTCGAGCTCGACCTGCGGTACGATTTCGCGCTCGAAGCGTTCGAGGTGTATCACCTGCCCGTCCTCGACGAGCAGACGACGTGCAGGAAGTTCACGGATTGCCTCGTCGTCCTGAAGAAATGGTCCGACGCGCACCGGGCGCACCACCCGATCGTCGTGCAGGTCGAGATCAAGGACGCCGTGCCGCCCGACGAGGCGGGGGCGGAGGCATATTTCGCCGCCCTCCACGCGGAGATCCGCAGCGTTTGGCCGGACGATCGTCTCCTCGTGCCGGACGAGGTGCAGGGCGAGGCGGCGACGCTGCGGGAGGCGGTCCTTTCGAAGGGGTGGCCGACGCTCGGGGAGGTCCGCGGGCGTCTCCTCTTCACGCTGGACGACTCCGGCGACAAACGGAGGGCGTACACAAAGGACCATACGAGCCTCGAAGGCCGGATCCTCTTCGCGGACGCGTCGCCCTCGGATCCGTGGGCCGCGATCGCGGTGATCAACGACCCCGTGGGCGGCGCCTCCGCCATCGCCTCCGCGCTCGCCGCGAACATGCTCGTGCGCACGCGCGCCGACGGGAACGCGGGCGAGGTCCTCGAGACGGGAAGCACGATCCAGCGCGAGGCCGCGATCTCGAGCGGCGCGCAGTTCGTCACGACGGACTTCCCCGCGAAGGTGCCGGAGGCCGAGTACTGGGTCGAGATCCCGGGCGGCACGCCCTCGCGATGTAACCCCGTGACCGCGCCGATGGAGTGCAGCGCCGAGGCGATCGAGGATCCCGCGTTCGTCGGCCCTTGA
- a CDS encoding peptide-N-glycosidase F-related protein codes for MRTGLVLGLGALLLLGCGGGSSGGQGGAGGQGAAGGAGGSGGQGGGGGPSYADPYTIDAFEDTRITSDGSQPNFQTVFTEVDFKDGPFASAKLVVDLASTCYPFDKWVDNPPPEGQSWPADCDAFDRNFDISIDDPMDPATEPPGLELMHAVTPFGGPMHLEIDVTDVANGLPGKHRMRAHITTWSDAAGMVSGSNGGWNVTAKLEMVPGAPPRDVLAVKSLHYGSQTTAEGPGVINFEVPEGAAAGKIEFRTSGHGGGAVGTGCIGPAEEFCNRTHTVSIDGAVIDTWKPWRTDCKDLCTEATHTWPSGNSFTYCQENPCGAISSVKAPRANWCPGSMTAPKVWETPELGTPGSHSFQWSINTVEAGGSWASSATYFAYGP; via the coding sequence ATGAGGACGGGCTTGGTGCTGGGGCTCGGCGCCCTTTTGCTTCTGGGGTGCGGAGGGGGCTCGTCGGGCGGCCAGGGCGGCGCGGGCGGGCAAGGCGCGGCGGGGGGCGCGGGCGGCAGCGGCGGCCAGGGAGGCGGCGGCGGGCCGTCGTATGCGGATCCGTACACGATCGACGCATTCGAGGACACGCGCATCACGAGCGACGGTAGCCAGCCCAATTTCCAGACCGTGTTCACCGAGGTCGATTTCAAGGACGGCCCGTTCGCGAGCGCGAAGCTCGTCGTGGACCTCGCGAGCACCTGTTATCCGTTCGACAAGTGGGTCGACAACCCGCCGCCGGAGGGGCAGAGCTGGCCGGCCGATTGCGACGCGTTCGATCGTAACTTCGATATCTCGATCGATGATCCGATGGACCCCGCCACGGAGCCGCCGGGGCTCGAGCTGATGCACGCGGTCACGCCGTTCGGCGGGCCGATGCACCTCGAGATCGACGTGACGGACGTGGCGAACGGCCTGCCGGGCAAGCACCGGATGCGCGCGCACATCACGACCTGGTCGGACGCGGCGGGCATGGTCTCGGGCTCGAACGGGGGCTGGAACGTGACGGCGAAGCTCGAAATGGTGCCGGGCGCGCCGCCGCGGGACGTGCTCGCGGTGAAATCGCTCCATTACGGGTCGCAGACGACGGCGGAGGGGCCGGGCGTGATCAACTTCGAGGTGCCGGAGGGCGCGGCGGCGGGGAAAATCGAGTTCCGCACGAGCGGCCACGGAGGCGGCGCCGTCGGCACGGGGTGCATCGGGCCCGCCGAGGAGTTCTGCAATCGCACGCACACGGTCTCGATCGACGGCGCGGTGATCGACACGTGGAAGCCCTGGCGGACGGACTGCAAGGACCTCTGCACGGAGGCGACGCACACCTGGCCGAGCGGAAACAGTTTTACCTATTGCCAGGAGAACCCGTGCGGCGCCATTTCGAGCGTGAAGGCCCCGCGGGCGAACTGGTGCCCGGGGAGCATGACGGCGCCGAAGGTCTGGGAGACGCCCGAGCTCGGGACGCCGGGATCACATTCGTTCCAGTGGTCGATCAATACCGTCGAGGCCGGCGGGAGCTGGGCGTCGAGCGCCACGTATTTCGCCTACGGGCCTTGA
- a CDS encoding ABC transporter substrate-binding protein has translation MKIIKVQDDRQRRHIFTTPPRRVVSLVPSDTYSVIRLGAKDRLVGRTRFCVAPEGEVAGIEDVGGTKDVDVDKVLALEPDLVIANQEENTRSHIERLDAAGVAVFVSFPRRVADGIAHLARLALALGLDRDEPARALVASAYHAHHEAEKHRGERVPVRAFVPIWMDPLMTVHEETFISDMMDLVGAQNIFADRRRRYPLAADLGKAAPLPPERVGSRDTRYPRVTLDEVVARQPEVVLLPDEPHAFTESDAEVFRKLDIPAAKTGRVFFCDGKDLMWYGARSVEGFERLRRLVNGDDLR, from the coding sequence ATGAAAATCATCAAGGTCCAGGACGACAGACAACGCCGTCACATTTTCACGACCCCGCCGAGGCGCGTCGTCTCGCTCGTCCCGAGCGATACCTACTCCGTCATCCGGCTCGGCGCCAAGGACCGCCTGGTCGGTCGCACCCGCTTCTGCGTCGCGCCGGAAGGCGAGGTCGCCGGCATCGAGGACGTGGGCGGCACGAAAGACGTCGACGTCGACAAGGTCCTCGCCCTCGAGCCCGACCTCGTCATCGCCAACCAGGAAGAGAACACCCGGTCGCATATCGAGCGCCTCGACGCGGCCGGCGTCGCCGTCTTCGTCTCGTTCCCCAGGCGCGTCGCCGACGGAATCGCGCACCTCGCCCGCCTCGCCCTCGCGCTCGGCCTCGATCGCGACGAGCCCGCGCGCGCGCTCGTCGCGTCGGCCTACCACGCCCATCACGAGGCCGAAAAACACCGCGGCGAGCGGGTCCCCGTCCGCGCGTTCGTCCCCATCTGGATGGACCCGCTCATGACCGTGCACGAGGAGACCTTCATCTCCGACATGATGGATCTCGTGGGTGCGCAGAACATCTTCGCCGACCGCAGGCGCCGCTACCCGCTCGCCGCCGACCTCGGCAAGGCCGCGCCGCTCCCGCCCGAGCGCGTCGGCAGCCGCGACACGCGTTATCCACGCGTCACGCTCGACGAGGTCGTGGCGCGACAGCCCGAGGTCGTGCTGCTCCCCGACGAGCCGCACGCGTTCACGGAGAGCGACGCCGAGGTCTTCCGCAAGCTCGACATCCCCGCCGCGAAGACGGGCCGCGTGTTCTTCTGCGACGGCAAGGACCTCATGTGGTACGGCGCGCGCAGCGTGGAGGGCTTCGAGCGGCTGAGGCGTCTGGTGAACGGGGACGACTTGCGGTAG
- a CDS encoding acyl carrier protein, whose translation MTWNRETVHEKLIEVFGQYKQTDAAVSQESQIVADLGIDSLGVMEVLADIEDTFKLTIPDDALRDINTIADVAAAILTRLEGDGRLEG comes from the coding sequence ATGACTTGGAATCGGGAAACCGTCCACGAAAAGCTCATCGAGGTGTTCGGTCAGTACAAGCAGACCGACGCCGCGGTGAGCCAGGAGAGCCAGATCGTCGCCGACCTCGGCATCGATTCGCTCGGGGTCATGGAGGTGCTCGCGGACATCGAGGACACCTTCAAGCTCACGATCCCGGACGACGCGCTGCGCGACATCAACACCATCGCCGACGTCGCGGCCGCGATCCTCACGCGCCTCGAGGGCGACGGAAGGCTCGAAGGATGA